In Calorimonas adulescens, one DNA window encodes the following:
- a CDS encoding sirohydrochlorin chelatase, protein MGKGLLIIAHGSRVEETREVVTKVVEKIKSLKKYRDVKAGFMEFNEPDISISIKEFVQKGIYDIIAVPMFLVEGIHIRHDIPELFEKEKKKYPGLQIKFARSIGYDDRIADIILERAEEVE, encoded by the coding sequence ATGGGAAAAGGATTATTAATAATAGCCCATGGAAGCCGTGTTGAAGAGACAAGAGAGGTGGTTACAAAGGTGGTAGAAAAAATAAAGAGCCTAAAAAAATACAGAGATGTAAAGGCAGGTTTTATGGAATTTAATGAACCTGATATATCTATTTCTATAAAAGAATTTGTACAAAAGGGGATTTATGACATTATAGCAGTGCCTATGTTTTTAGTAGAAGGAATTCATATACGCCATGATATTCCAGAGCTTTTTGAAAAAGAAAAGAAAAAATATCCAGGTTTACAGATTAAGTTTGCAAGGTCTATTGGCTATGATGATAGGATAGCAGATATAATACTTGAAAGGGCAGAAGAGGT